In Lepus europaeus isolate LE1 chromosome 9, mLepTim1.pri, whole genome shotgun sequence, the following are encoded in one genomic region:
- the LOC133766325 gene encoding olfactory receptor 2L3-like, whose product MVGGNASSATDFLLAGLFPGSRHSLLLNAAVVLVYVLAFLGNALLIVLILGDARLHTPMYVLLSQLSLIDLTLTSTIVPKMATNFFTGERGISWVGCGTQSFFFLLLGMSECLILTLMAYDRCVAVCNPLRYPAIMSPRFCLHMVAGCWVGGSASSLVHTVYPLHFPICGSREIQHFFCEVPVLIKLSCEDTSVYQSVVVVTSVVLLVVPFGLITASYTLIFLAVLRMSSVKGKRKVLATCSSHLTVVSLFFRPNIFIYMSFTSSHSPEQDQALSVFSNVLTPMLNPLIYSLRNKQVLAALRKLAGRCGAS is encoded by the coding sequence ATGGTGGGTGGGAACGCCTCTTCGGCCACGGACTTCCTCCTGGCCGGGCTCTTCCCTGGGTCCCGGCACTCCCTGCTCCTCAATGCCGCCGTGGTCCTCGTCTACGTCCTGGCCTTCCTGGGAAACGCTCTTCTGATCGTCCTGATCCTGGGGGACGCCCGGCTGCACACGCCCATGTACGTCCTGCTCAGCCAGCTCTCCCTCATCGACCTGACACTGACCTCCACCATcgtccccaagatggccaccaacTTCTTCACAGGGGAGAGGGGCATCTCCTGGGTTGGCTGCGGGACACAGAGCTTCTTCTTCCTGTTGCTGGGGATGTCTGAGTGCCTCATCCTGACCCTCATGGCGTATGACCGCTGCGTGGCTGTGTGCAACCCACTGCGCTACCCCGCCATCATGAGCCCCAGGTTCTGCCTGCACATGGTGGCTGGGTGTTGGGTTGGAGGCTCGGCCAGCTCCTTGGTTCACACAGTTTACCCTCTGCACTTCCCCATCTGTGGGTCCCGGGAGATCCAGCACTTCTTCTGCGAGGTCCCTGTCCTCATCAAGCTGTCCTGCGAGGACACGTCCGTGTATCAGTCCGTGGTGGTGGTGACCAGCGTGGTGCTGCTGGTCGTCCCCTTCGGTCTCATCACAGCCTCCTACACGCTCATCTTCCTCGCTGTGCTCCGCATGAGCTCCGTCAAGGGCAAGCGGAAGGTCctggccacctgctcctcccacctcacGGTGGTGAGTCTCTTCTTCCGCCCGAACATCTTCATTTACATGAGCTTCACCTCTTCCCACAGCCCAGAGCAGGACCAGGCGCTGTCTGTGTTCAGCAACGTGCTCACCCCGATGCTGAACCCCCtcatctacagcctgaggaacaaGCAGGTGCTGGCTGCACTCCGGAAGCTGGCGGGGAGGTGTGGGGCTTCCTAG
- the LOC133766326 gene encoding ral guanine nucleotide dissociation stimulator-like — protein sequence MADGKGSTLEISNDSHEELIFSGNGQLPSLHCCSQLLASLGGYSFGGVSTLHLAEVCPLRSLQPGTKAKLEESLVPASPGRTIAYLSTLLCSYGDFSTVPYFLDQIFHSNMASFLGRCRDLYEAELHGHTSLPLLKMKVGCKPVSLPGGDLGTQVYFLYALPGHAQRPEATADAPALRAGPPPFRALALEPAAAPLAQPGPAPEPGPASPRGLPPCAQSAPGPAPQASSGWAGPAEELLGAEMVDITAFSPRMMAEQLTLLDAELFQKVVPFHCLGSVWTKSSKRGKEHLASTVHATVQQFNCVTNCVVTTCLGDPSRKATDRARVVEHWIKVAKECQTLRNVSSAHAILTALQTSPICRLQETWGEVSRKSCKKFERLCEKDNGLSRDRLTKKGAFKLAAREQNPQRAQMRLRKQQKGVVPFLGTYLKYLVMLDTVMGDSVHQADFSFEKLNKEITVLQEIQLLQVAASNYYFKRDEEFGVWFRSVEYLTEKESYALSRQLEPSAKRPAAASRP from the exons ATGGCGGATGGGAAA GGCTCCACGCTGGAGATCAGCAATGATTCCCATGAGGAACTCATCTTCTCAGGCAATGGACAG CTGCCATCTCTgcactgctgctcccagctgctggcctccctggggggatactct TTTGGAGGTGTGTCCACACTGCACCTGGCAGAGGTCTGCCCCCTGCGGAGCCTGCAGCCAGGCACCAAGGCGAAACTGGAGGAGTCCCTGGTCCCGGCCTCCCCAGGAAGAACCATCGCTtacctgtccactctgctgtgctCATATGGCGACTTCAGCACTGTTCCGTATTTCCTGGACCAGATATTCCACAG CAACATGGCTTCCTTCCTGGGACGCTGCAGAGACCTGTACGAGGCAGAGCTCCATGGCCACACCAGCCTTCCACTGCTGAAGATGAAGGTGGGCTGCAAGCCTGTCAGCCTGCCTGGAGGAGACCTGGGGACCCAGGTGTATTTTCTGTATGCCCTGCCCGGACACGCCCAGCgccctgaggccacagcagacg ctCCCGCTCTGCGTGCAGGGCCACCACCCTTCCGTGCACTGGCTCTCGAGCCAGCTGCAGCACCGCTGGCTCAGCCAGGACCTgctccagagccagggccagcttCCCCACGGGGCCTGCCCCCATGCGCACAGTCAGCACCAGGGCCAGCTCCACAGGCCTCCTCTGGAtgggctgggcctgcagaggAGCTGCTTGGGGCGGAGATGGTTGACATCACCGCCTTCTCCCCCAGGATGATGGCAGAACAGCTCACGCTTCTGGATGCG GAGCTGTTCCAGAAGGTCGTGCCCTTCCACTGCCTGGGCTCCGTCTGGACCAAGAGCAGCAAGAGAGGCAAGGAACACCTGGCCTCCACTGTCCATGCCACCGTCCAGCAGTTCAACTGCGTGACAAATTGTGTAGTAACCACATGCTTGGGGGACCCCAGCAGGAAGGCCACGGACAGGGCCCGTGTGGTGGAGCACTGGATCAAGGTGGCCAAG GAGTGCCAGACCCTCAGGAACGTTTCCTCGGCCCATGCCATCCTCACTGCTCTACAGACCTCCCCAATTTGTCGCCTGCAAGAGACGTGGggagaagtctccag GAAAAGCTGCAAAAAATTTGAGCGCCTGTGTGAGAAGGACAATGGCTTGAGCAGGGATCGGCTCACCAAG AAGGGGGCCTTCAAGCTTGCTGCCCGGGAGCAGAATCCACAGAGAGCCCAGATGAGGCTGCGGAAACAACAGAAG GGAGTCGTCCCCTTTCTTGGCACTTACCTGAAATACCTGGTGATGTTGGACACTGTGATGGGGGACTCTGTGCAT CAGGCTGACTTCAGCTTCGAGAAACTGAATAAG gaAATTACAGTCCTGCAAGAAATCCaactgctgcaggtggcagcgagcaattattattttaagcgTGATGAGGAGTTTGGCGTGTGGTTCCGGTCTGTGGAGTATCTCACTGAGAAGGAGAG CTACGCCCTGTCCCGCCAGCTGGAGCCCTCTGCCAAGAGGCCCGCAGCAGCCTCAAGGCCATGA